In the genome of Archangium lipolyticum, the window TGCTCCCCACGAACTGGAAGAAGGCCCGCAATCCCTCCCGCTCCACCTGCATCCGGTCCTCGCACGCCGCCACCGACTCCGCGATGAGCCGCCGCAGCCGCGCCCCCAGCTCGTCCACCACCTCCACGAAGATGGACTGCTTGTCCGGGAAGTAGACGTAGAAAGTCCCCAGCGCCACCTCCGCCTCTCGCGTAATATCCGCGATGGAGGCATGCTCGTAGCCCTTCTCCCCGAAGACGGCCTCCGCCGCCCTCAGGAGCTTCTGGCGCGTGCGCTGTCCTCGCGGGGTCGCGGGCACGATGCGCTCGGTTGGCGAAGTTGAAGACCGATTCATCTTTCAACCTTGCGTAACACCCCCCTCGCGGTATTGTCAAAAGCTGTCATTCACACGCTGGCGCACACCCCGATGCTACGCATTGCGTCAGCCAGGAGAAGCACCGCATGCAGCTCAAGGACTTGAAGGTCATCGTCACGGGCGGCGCCCAGGGCATGGGCGCTCACTTCGCCACCCGCCTGCACGAGGCCGGCGCCAAGGTCGCCGTGGGCGACGTCAACGAGGAGCGCCTCGCCGCCCTCCCCGCCGCCATCCACCGCCGCCGCCTGGACGTCTCCAAGGAGGAGGAGTGTGTCTCCTTCGTCCAGTGGGCCCACGAGTCCATGGGTGGCCTCAACGGCCTCATCAACAACGCCGGCATCCTCCGCGACTCGCTGCTGGTGAAGAAGGACAAGACCACCGGTGAGGTGAAGAAGCTGTCCACCGCCGACTGGAACGCCGTCATCGGCGTCAACCTCACCGGCGCCACCTTCATGGTGCGCGAGGTGGTGGCGAAGATGGTGCAGACGGATCAGCGCCCCGGCGTCATCGTCAACATGAGTTCCATCGCCCGGCACGGAAACCGCGGGCAGAGCAACTACGTGTCCGCCAAGGCCGCGCTGGCCGCCAACACCGTCACCTGGTCGCGCGAGTTCGCCCCCTTCGGCATCCGCGTGGGCGCCGTCGCCCCCGGTATGGTCGAGACGCCCATGACCCAGGGCATGAACCAGAAGGCCCGTGACGCCCTCGTGGCCAACATCCCCGTGGGCCGCATCGGCCTGCCCGAGGACCTGTGGCTCGCCGTGAAGTTCGTCCTCGAGTGCGACTACTTCAACGGCCGCACCATCGACGTGGACGGCGGCCTCAATATGTAGGCTGGCCAACGCGCGCCCCCGGGCAGCGCACGCCACCCAACGAGCCGGTGCGGAGGGGCCGTCAGACCCTTTCGCCCGGCTCGTTCGTTTCAGTCGTATGGAGGCGGAACCCGGCCCAGCGGCGTCGCCCGGCAGGCAGGCGGGCAGACCCTCACCCCAGCCCTCTCCCAGGGGGAGAGGGGGCATCCACGGACCTGTCCTGGGGTCCGAAGGGAAAAAGCGTGCAAGGTGGGACTTCTTCCCGTGGATGCAAGCGCAACGGCCGTTCAGGGGGTTGCCACTTGGAAGTCAAGTGAGTAAATCATTTCCAGTCGGGAATAGTCGGGACGCTCGGAAGGTCGGAGAAGGCAGGCGAGGCAACGCCCCCCCAGGAGGCGAGCCGCCAAGAGCCGGGCGAACCAGAAGCTGTAGGGAAGTCCCGACCTTCGAGGGGAACCTCGAGCCCCGCTCAGGTGTCCATCCTGAGGGGCTGGCTCAGGTGTACATCTCGAGACCCGCGGTGCGCCCCGCCTCGAACTCCGGCGCGCGCTGCAGCTGCTCCAACACCCGGGGCGTGCAGTAGAGCGTCACCATGGGCGTGGAGCCGGGCTCGCTGATCCACCTCACGGCGCCCATGAGATGGTGCGCCTGGAGGAAGCTCAGCACCGAGTCCCGAAACTGCTTGCTCTGCTCGCAAGCGGCTTTGTGGACGAGCGAGCGGTCTCGCTGGATGGACGGGCGCCACGCGGCTCCGGGCTCTTCCCGGGGCATGACCAGGGCCTCGATCCACCCTTGCGCGCTCTCCACCCGGGAACCCGGGAGGGGCGTGACGGCGGACATCCGTGGAAAGCGGCCGGAGGCCCGGCGCGGTGAGGTGGCTGTCTTCCTGCTCATCCCACTTCCTCCTCGACAGGCCCGGCGCTCACCTGGCGCCGGCCCTGGCTGCCGCCACTACTTGAAAACCGCCAGACCCCTGCCAGCACGTCCGGCAGGCGTCTTGGGCAGCTTCAGCGTATTGTCCAGAATCAAATCCCTGACTTCTTCCGCCGTCAAGTCGGGGGAACGGCAGCGATATAGCGCGGCCAGACCCGCGACGTAAGGGGCGGCCATGCTCGTTCCGCTCATTCGTTCATAGAACGCCTGGTTGTTACACCTTCGTTCTGTGCTCGAGTAGACGTTCACGCCATAACCCATCACGTCGGGAACAGGTCGCTGTCCCACCACGCCGCTGGCCGAGAAGCTGGCCACGCGCCTCGAGAAGTCGACCGCCCCCACGGAGAGGGCCTCGGGGAAGGCCGCTGGGTAACCAGCCGTCCCAGCGCCTCCGTTACCAGCCGCCACCACGGGCAGGACGTTGGAGTCCACCAGGCGGCGCACCAGCGTCTGCAGGGCCCGGATGTTCAGGCGGTACTCCATGTCGCTGACTCCGGGCGGAGGCTGCACGGGGAACCCCAGGGACATGTTCACCACCGCGGGACGCGTGGCGTTCTCGGGACGCGAGAACTGGTGTAGCAGCCATTCCATGCCGGCGGCCACCCGTCCCAGGCTGGTGCGTATGGTTTCGGACTCGATGACCGAGGCGACGTAGAGGTCCACCTCCGGAGCGACGCCGTGGTTGAGGCCCGCGGCGATGCCGGCCACGTGGGTGCCATGCCCATCCGGGTCGAAGCCGCGCACGTCACGCGCCGGGTTGTGCGGCGAGTTGGGGAAGAGCGAGACGTAGCGGAACTGGATGAGGCGCCCCATGTGCTCCGGGTGGTCCGCGTCCACGCCCGTGTCGAGGATGCCGAGCATCACGCCCGCGCCCCGGATGCCCTGGGCGTGAGCGGAGAGGACACCGCACTCCTCGGGCCACTCGCGGTGCTGGAGCGAGGAGAGGCCCTGGTTGCGCGGCCCCATCTGCCCGGCGGACACCGGCCCCGGGAAGGTGAGCTGCACCGTGTCCGGGATGAACTCGAAGTCGCGCCCGAGCTCCTCCCGGGCGATGCGCTCGGCCTGCTCCGTGTTGAAGTGGGCCATGGTGGCGCCGATGAGCGGCATGTGCCGGTAGGTGCCCACCTCCGAGGCGGACGCCGACTCCATCATCACCGGCCCTTCCGAGGCCGAGGCCGCCACGTCGACCTCGTTCTTGCGGCCGCGGCCCCGCCCCTTGCGGCTCTTGGTGGGAGGGGTGCTCACCTCGGGCAGCCGCCCCGGCAGCGTCGCGGAGCGCAATCCCAGGCTCCGCAGCATGTCTGGCGCCCGCCCGCTGATCATGAACTGCAGGGCGGTGCTGCGCTGCAGCACCCGCTCTCCCTGCTCCGTGCCCCGCACGCCCGGATGGGCTTGGGTCTCGATCGACTCCTTCGGAACCAGGAGATAGGACTTCATGATGGGTTCGCTCCTTTACAGAATAACGACGGCACTGACTGCGCGCGGGACCTGGGTGGACGCCGGCCGCGCCCTGGCGGAAGGCGGGGTGGGACACCGTCGTCGTTCACACGTCCGGCTCACAGTGCGACTAGAGCGGTCCCCCCTGACATGGACCGGTGGAGTTCCCGCTGTGGACACCTCGGACGCTCCGGGGGGTTCCACTGGACGACTTTCACAACGTACGAAACCGGAAAGCATTCACAGGTAGGAAGCGTAATACGGATCGTGACAGGTCGGGAAATAGCCGCCCGGTCCCGGGCGAGCCCGAGAATCCGGCCCGGAACGCTCCCGCGCCCCGGCGCAATGGGGTACCGGTGGAAATCGACGGCTTCCTACCCGCTCCCCGGACGGCCACGGGAAGGCCCACCCCCCCATGATTTGTTCGCCACCCTGGCGGCAGGCGGACTATGGGTGTCTTCCGTCCGCCCGCCGGAGAGCCTCGTGATTCCCTACCTGCACGTTCCTTCCATCAAGCTCGGCCCCCTCACCATCGAGCCCTTCGGCATCTTCGTGGCGATGGGCATCCTCCTCGCCGCACGCCTCCTGGCACGCCAGGCCGAGCGCGAGGGGCTCGATTCCACGCCCCTCCAGGACTATGCCCCCTGGGGCGTCGGTGTGGGTGTCGTCGTCGGCCACCTCTTCCACCTCTTCGCCTACCACCCCGAGGAGCTCTCCAAGAGCCCGTTCCAGATCTTCAAGGTGTGGGATGGCCTCTCCTCCTTCGGCGGGCTGATCGGCGGCATCCTCGCCGCCGTGGTCTTCTTCCGGGTGCGCAAGCTGCGCTTCCGCGACTACGCCGATGCCTTCGCGCTCTCCGTCGCCCCCGGCTGGGCCGTCGCCCGGCTCGGCTGCTTCGCCGTGCACGACCACCCCGGCGTCCGCACCGACTTCTTCCTCGCCATCGACTTCCCCCTCCCCCTGGGGCCCCGTCATGACCTGGGCCTCTACGACGCCGCCTTCCTCTTCGCCATCTCCGCCCTGCTCTGGGGTCTGCGCAACGCCGGCAAGCTGCGTGGGAAGCTCCTGCCCCTGCTCTCCCTCCTCTACGCCTTCGGCCGCTTCTTCTTCGACTCCCTGCGCGCCACCGACCTGTCCTATGTCGACTCCCGCTACCTCGGCCTGACACCCGCCCAGTTCGGGTGCTTCGCGCTCGTCGCCTTCGGCCTCTGGGGGCTCGTGAAGTGGGATGCCCCCGCCAGGAAGCCCACGCCCGCCTCGGGCTCGGGGGGCGGAAGCGTCCAGGCCGCCCGGTAGGCCCCCGAGTGATAGGAAGGGGAGCCATGACCGCCAGGGCCCTGCTCTACGACGCTTTCATGACTCCCCTCGGATGGCTCGGGCTCGACCGCGCCCGGCACAGGCTCGTCGAGGGGCTCTCCGGTGACGTCCTCGAGGTGGGCACCGGCACCGGGCTCCTCCCCTCCTACCCGCCCTCGGTCGCCTCCACCGTCGCCATCGACATCGACCCCGACATGCTCGCCCGCGCGCGCCTCCGCCGCCCCGGCGTCACGCTCCTCCAGGCCGATGTCCAGCAGCTCCCCTTCCCCGACCGCTCCTTCGACGCCGTCGTCTCCTGCCTCGTCTTCTGTAGTGTGGAGGAGCCCGCCCGTGGCCTCGCGGAGATCCGCCGCGTCCTCCGACCCGGCGGCCAGCTCCGCATGCTCGAGCACGTCCGCTCTCCTCGCCCCGCGCTCGCTCACCTTCAGGATGGGCTCAATCCTGTCTGGTGCCGGATGTCCGGTGGGTGTCGTCTCAATCGGGAGACCGTTCCCCTCGTCGAGGCCGCCGGCTTCCGCATCGTCCAGCGCGCACAGCACCTGCGCGAGGTCGTCGAGGAGCTCGTCGCCGTTCCCGTGTGACTCGGGCGGGGCGGAAGACCCTCACCCTAACCCTCTCCCAGAGGGAGAGGGGATTCACGCAGGTTCCCGAGCTTGCGGCTCGCCAGTACCGAGTGCACCTCGGTGATACGTCCATCCGGCCCTGTTTCCACCCGCATCACGATCCTCGCGGCGTTGCGCGGCTCGCAGTTCCTCCACTCCGCCACCACCGCCGGCAGGCCGTTGAACATCCGCAACTCCACCGCGTCCGCCGGGCCTCGCAGCTCCATCAGCCGACGGTAGAGCAGCGCCACCCTCCTCACCCCCACCACCGGTACCTTCGCCGCGTAGAACTCGCCTCCTCCATCCGACAACGCCCTCACCGGCTCCGCCAGCAACGCCTCCGCCGCCGCCACGTCCCCTGTCGCCAGCGCCCCCAGGAATCCCATCAGCGCACCCCTCGTCCGCTCCTGGAGCTCCCGCGTCGGCACGCACCTCCCCCGGTCGTACGTCTCCATCGCCTCTCTCGCCCGATGGTGCGTCACCTTCACGTTCGTCTCACTCATCCCCAGGCTCTCCCCCACCTCCTTCACCGAGTAGTCGAATACGTCCCTCAGCAGCAGCACCGCCCTCTGCCTCGGCGTCAGCGCCTCCAGCGCCAGCAGGAACGCGAAGGACACGCTCTCCAATAGCTCGTAGCGCCCCTCCGTCGTCCCTCCCCCAGGCAGCTCCGCCTCCACCGACGGCACCGCCTCCTCCCCCGTCTCCACCGGCGAGGGCAGCCACGGGCCCTCGTACCCCTCCCGCTTCCTCCTCCTCAGCCTGTCCCGCGCCAGGTTCAGCGCCACCCGCGTCAGCCACGGGCGCAGCTCCTCCGGCCGCGCCGGTTGCTTCGTGAGCGCTCGCGCGTACGTCTCCTGCACCAGCTCGTCCGCGTCCGCCGCCACCCCCGTCATCCGGTAGCAGAGGCCCCAGAGGAACTTCTCGTTCTCCCTCGCCGCTCTCTCCAGCGCCTCGTGTGCCGCCGACGTCATGCCGCTCTCGCTCCCGCCTCTCTCAGCAGCTCCCGAGCCACCGTCTCGGCGCTCGCCAGCGAGGCGTCCACCAGCATCCCCTCCCTCCCCACCCAGTCTCCCACCACGTACAGGCCTCGCACGTGCCCCACCCCGGGCCCCGGCCTCCCCGCCAGCCCCTTCTCCTTCGTCGGCAGCGCGTTCATCACCGTCAGCCCCGGCAGGAAGCGCTTCGTCACCACGTGCTCGCGCCAGCCCGGTTGCAGCAGCTCCAACACCTCCTCCAACTCCCTCTCGCTCGCCTCCGTGTCCTTCCCCCCCAGGTACTTCGCCACGTGCACCAACGCGCCTCCCTCCGGCGCCAGCTTCGCCCACCCCGTGTGCACCGACGCGTACCACGGGCCGTCCACCCCGAGCGCGAACAGCGCCCTCGGCCTCGTCAGCCTCGAAAGGCCCACGTCCAGCGACGCCGCCTTCACCGGCACCGACTCCGCCGCCCACCCCGCCAACACCTCGTCTCCGGGGAGCAGCTCCGCCACCTCCCTCGGCGACCCCGCCACCACCACCGCCTCCGCCTCGTACTCCGTCCCGTCCGCCAACCGCAGCCCTCGCACCCGGGACGACCCCCCTCCCGTCTCCCGCTCCACCGTCTCCACCCGCGCCGACGTCACCACCTCGACCCCCGCGCTCCCCGCCAACGCGACGAGTCCGTTCACCAGCTCCTTCCAGCCGCCGTCGATGTAGCGCACCCCCTTCCTCGCCACCTGGTACTGCGCCACCGCCGCGTCCGCCCCCAGCTCCCTCGTGTCCGCGCAGTACGTCGACAGCCGGAAGACGGCCTCCACCACCTCCCTCACCTCCGCTCTCGAGACGTGCCCCTCCAGCCACTCGCGCAGGCTCGTGCCCTCCAGCTTCGCGGCGTCCTCCTTCATCAGCCCCGTCATCACCCTCCCCAACTCCAGCTTGCCCGCCGCCCCCAGCAGATCCGTCATCAGCAGCGACACCGCCCCCGAGGGCAGTGCGTGCAGGCGGCCATCTCGCAGCGCCAGGCTCCCTTCCCCTGTCGGGCCCCGCCCTCGCATCGGCACCCCCAGCGCCCCCAGCACCCGCGCCGCCGCCCCTCCCATGTACAGCGCGTGCGGCCCCAGGTTGAGCTGGTAGCCCTCCACCACCGTCGTCTGCGCTCGCCCCCCCAGGTGCCTCGACTTCTCGAAGAGCGTCACCTTCCGCCCTCCTCTCGCCAGCAGCACCGCCACCGCCAGACCCCCCATCCCTCCTCCCACCACCGCCACTTCCGTCGTCTTCTTCATCTCCGGTCCCCTTCCGAGCCGCCCTTTTCCTCGGGCTCACCCGGTCCACGCCGGAGGGGTTTCAAAGGTTACACGGCGCTTTTTCCCGGCTCGTCGCACGGTGGGGTGCCTTGGGTACTCGATACCCTCACCCCGACCCTCTCCCGGAGGGAGAGGGAGGAGTGGGTCCGGTGTCAGGGGGCTTCGTTAGGGTCGGCTCCCTACCTTTCGAGGGATCCTCCGCATGAAGGCTCATCTGCTCCTGCTCTTCGCCTCCACCGCTCTCGGCGCCCCCACCGCTCTCGCCGCGCAGACGGTCCTCCCTTCCTCACCGCTCGAGGCCCCTGACTCCTCCGCCTCCTTCCGCGAAGGCACCGTCCAGCTCTCCACCGGCGTCCAGCTCCACTACGTCGAGCAGGGTCGTCAGGACGGCCCCGTGCTCGTCCTCCTCCACGGCTACACCGACTCGTACCTCTCCTTCGACCGCGTCCTCCCCATCCTCCCCCGCCGCTTCCACGTCTACGCGCTCGACCAGCGCGGCCATGGTGATTCGTCACGCCCCGCCTGCTGCTACTCGCAATCCGATTTCGCCGCCGACGTCGCCGCCTTCCTCGACTCCCAGGGCATCCAGCGCGCCGTCCTCGTCGGCCACTCCATGGGCAGCTTCATCGCCCAGCAGGTCGCCCTCCAATACCCCGACCGCGTCCAGGCCCTCGTCCTCATCGGCTCGGCCCCCACCGTCCACGGCAACCCCGTCGCCGCCGACCTCATGTCCTACGTCGACACCCTCTCCGATCCCATCGACCCCGCCTTCGTCCGCGACTTCCAGGCCAGCACCTTCTTCCGCCCCATCCCTCCCTCCTTCCTCGACACCGCCGTTTCCGAGAGCCTCAAGGTCCCCGCTCGCGTCTGGCAGGCCTCCCTCGCCGGCCTCATCGCCGAGGACCACTCCGCGCGTCTCGGCGAAATTTCCGTGCCCTCCCTCGTCGTCGGTGGCGATCAGGATGGGTTCTTCCCCGTCTCCGAACAGCGGGCCCTCGCCGATGCCCTCCCCCAGGGCTCCTTCGCCCTCTACTCGCGGACCGGCCACGCTCCCCACGTCGAGCAGCCCCACCGCTTCGTCCATGACGTGATGCGCTTCCTGCGCGGCCTGCATCCGCGGTGAGCGGATTGTCCCGACGACTCCAGTGGGCCACGGGGCTCCATACCCTCACCCCGACCCTCTCCCAGAGGGAGAGGGAGGAGTTGCTCGGGTTGCCCGGCCCTACCAGTTGTTCACCGACCTCAGGTCGAAGATGTCCGTGAAGCCGTGCGCACGGAGGATCTGCACCGCCATCGCGCTCCGACCCCCCGCCTGGCAGTACACCACCACCTTCGTCTGCGGCGGTCCTACCTCCCCCACCCGCTGCGGCAGCTCCTGCACCGGAATGTTCCTCGCCGGCTCCGGGTGCCCCTGCCGGTACTCCTCCGGCGTCCTCACGTCCAACAACACCCACCCCTGCCCCACCAGCTCCCGGGCCTTCTCCGACAGTTCTTTCGGCGTCATGGGCCACGGACTGTAGCCGGAAACTGGAGCCCTCACGCCACGGAGCTACAGTCCTGTCGCACCCATGCCACTGCTGGACAAAGAAGAGTTGCTGGCCCAGCTCGCCGAGCGTCTCCGTCAGAGCGACCGCGTCGCCCATCGCGCCGAGCTCGAGGCCCGCGAGGCCGCTCGCTCCCTGGCCACCGAGTCCGAGAAGAAGGAAGACGGCCGCGCCGTCATCGAGTACGGCAGCCTCGCCTCCGGCCA includes:
- a CDS encoding SDR family oxidoreductase, coding for MQLKDLKVIVTGGAQGMGAHFATRLHEAGAKVAVGDVNEERLAALPAAIHRRRLDVSKEEECVSFVQWAHESMGGLNGLINNAGILRDSLLVKKDKTTGEVKKLSTADWNAVIGVNLTGATFMVREVVAKMVQTDQRPGVIVNMSSIARHGNRGQSNYVSAKAALAANTVTWSREFAPFGIRVGAVAPGMVETPMTQGMNQKARDALVANIPVGRIGLPEDLWLAVKFVLECDYFNGRTIDVDGGLNM
- the popC gene encoding subtilisin-like protease PopC, which translates into the protein MKSYLLVPKESIETQAHPGVRGTEQGERVLQRSTALQFMISGRAPDMLRSLGLRSATLPGRLPEVSTPPTKSRKGRGRGRKNEVDVAASASEGPVMMESASASEVGTYRHMPLIGATMAHFNTEQAERIAREELGRDFEFIPDTVQLTFPGPVSAGQMGPRNQGLSSLQHREWPEECGVLSAHAQGIRGAGVMLGILDTGVDADHPEHMGRLIQFRYVSLFPNSPHNPARDVRGFDPDGHGTHVAGIAAGLNHGVAPEVDLYVASVIESETIRTSLGRVAAGMEWLLHQFSRPENATRPAVVNMSLGFPVQPPPGVSDMEYRLNIRALQTLVRRLVDSNVLPVVAAGNGGAGTAGYPAAFPEALSVGAVDFSRRVASFSASGVVGQRPVPDVMGYGVNVYSSTERRCNNQAFYERMSGTSMAAPYVAGLAALYRCRSPDLTAEEVRDLILDNTLKLPKTPAGRAGRGLAVFK
- a CDS encoding prolipoprotein diacylglyceryl transferase encodes the protein MIPYLHVPSIKLGPLTIEPFGIFVAMGILLAARLLARQAEREGLDSTPLQDYAPWGVGVGVVVGHLFHLFAYHPEELSKSPFQIFKVWDGLSSFGGLIGGILAAVVFFRVRKLRFRDYADAFALSVAPGWAVARLGCFAVHDHPGVRTDFFLAIDFPLPLGPRHDLGLYDAAFLFAISALLWGLRNAGKLRGKLLPLLSLLYAFGRFFFDSLRATDLSYVDSRYLGLTPAQFGCFALVAFGLWGLVKWDAPARKPTPASGSGGGSVQAAR
- a CDS encoding class I SAM-dependent methyltransferase, with the protein product MTARALLYDAFMTPLGWLGLDRARHRLVEGLSGDVLEVGTGTGLLPSYPPSVASTVAIDIDPDMLARARLRRPGVTLLQADVQQLPFPDRSFDAVVSCLVFCSVEEPARGLAEIRRVLRPGGQLRMLEHVRSPRPALAHLQDGLNPVWCRMSGGCRLNRETVPLVEAAGFRIVQRAQHLREVVEELVAVPV
- a CDS encoding sigma-70 family RNA polymerase sigma factor; its protein translation is MTSAAHEALERAARENEKFLWGLCYRMTGVAADADELVQETYARALTKQPARPEELRPWLTRVALNLARDRLRRRKREGYEGPWLPSPVETGEEAVPSVEAELPGGGTTEGRYELLESVSFAFLLALEALTPRQRAVLLLRDVFDYSVKEVGESLGMSETNVKVTHHRAREAMETYDRGRCVPTRELQERTRGALMGFLGALATGDVAAAEALLAEPVRALSDGGGEFYAAKVPVVGVRRVALLYRRLMELRGPADAVELRMFNGLPAVVAEWRNCEPRNAARIVMRVETGPDGRITEVHSVLASRKLGNLRESPLPLGEG
- a CDS encoding phytoene desaturase family protein, with product MKKTTEVAVVGGGMGGLAVAVLLARGGRKVTLFEKSRHLGGRAQTTVVEGYQLNLGPHALYMGGAAARVLGALGVPMRGRGPTGEGSLALRDGRLHALPSGAVSLLMTDLLGAAGKLELGRVMTGLMKEDAAKLEGTSLREWLEGHVSRAEVREVVEAVFRLSTYCADTRELGADAAVAQYQVARKGVRYIDGGWKELVNGLVALAGSAGVEVVTSARVETVERETGGGSSRVRGLRLADGTEYEAEAVVVAGSPREVAELLPGDEVLAGWAAESVPVKAASLDVGLSRLTRPRALFALGVDGPWYASVHTGWAKLAPEGGALVHVAKYLGGKDTEASERELEEVLELLQPGWREHVVTKRFLPGLTVMNALPTKEKGLAGRPGPGVGHVRGLYVVGDWVGREGMLVDASLASAETVARELLREAGARAA
- a CDS encoding alpha/beta fold hydrolase, translating into MKAHLLLLFASTALGAPTALAAQTVLPSSPLEAPDSSASFREGTVQLSTGVQLHYVEQGRQDGPVLVLLHGYTDSYLSFDRVLPILPRRFHVYALDQRGHGDSSRPACCYSQSDFAADVAAFLDSQGIQRAVLVGHSMGSFIAQQVALQYPDRVQALVLIGSAPTVHGNPVAADLMSYVDTLSDPIDPAFVRDFQASTFFRPIPPSFLDTAVSESLKVPARVWQASLAGLIAEDHSARLGEISVPSLVVGGDQDGFFPVSEQRALADALPQGSFALYSRTGHAPHVEQPHRFVHDVMRFLRGLHPR
- a CDS encoding rhodanese-like domain-containing protein, yielding MTPKELSEKARELVGQGWVLLDVRTPEEYRQGHPEPARNIPVQELPQRVGEVGPPQTKVVVYCQAGGRSAMAVQILRAHGFTDIFDLRSVNNW